The Daphnia carinata strain CSIRO-1 chromosome 1, CSIRO_AGI_Dcar_HiC_V3, whole genome shotgun sequence sequence TGCTTTTGCATTGGTAGATAGTTTATACTTATAGGGAGAAATTAGTGAAGTACACTGCCTAATTAGTACGTGTTGCTGCGCCAGCATAGCTTAGGGTCGCTAGCTGAGAATAGGTTGGATGTTAGGGAGAAAAATTGATGGAAACCAGGTTATAGAACCGGGTTTCGATTTTTCGTTAGCCACGTAAAATCGGATACTGTAGGTAGAGGGCAGAACACAAAATAAAGGTTACCCCCGGATCCTAGTCGTAAGACGAGAGCTACTCGTGCGCCCCAAATACCTACCTATTGGACATGGGAACGAGACCTACTTCGAATCGATGTACGAAAATTCTCCGTTTGTTGATATCTTTTggtatattttttaaaacgtgcAAGTGTGAACCATAATTTCTACAGGCGTGTAGACAACTAGGCAGGCACTACATAACAGTTAGCTTGTTTGGCATGAAAacgaaattggaaaagagggaaaaaaagagaaaaaaaatggaattgttTCATCCGACTGGCAACGTAGCCTCGGACAACGAGGATAATCGTAGGCATTCGTTTTTCGTCGGCTTTTTACGTGTTCACAGTCGTTTGTTGTGGTGTAGTTTTTGTAAATGATTTGATGGTAAACCGCTAAACATTACCATGGATGAACTAGAGAAACTCGAGCATCTATCCCTGGTTTCAAAGGTTTGTACGGAATTAGAAAACCATTTGGGGCTCAATGATAAGGATCTAGCCGAATTCATTATCGCCTTGGCcgaaaaacataaaacgtTTGATGAATTCAAAGCTGTGATGATTGAGAATGGTGCAGAATTCTCCGATTCACTTATTGCAAATCTCCTTCGGCTCATCAAGCACATGAAATCAGCAAATTCCAAAACAACTGATGTGAATTTAgctgaagtaaaaaaaacagtctTTAGTGCAGAGGTGGAGAAAAAACGTGGACTTTTTCCAGGTCTCGCCCTGGCAGATAATCCTAAAGCAAGAACCATGCTGGAAGAAGATATTAAACCAACCATAAAAGATGTTGAAGAAGCAGATGATTTAATGGCTGAACTGGAAGCTATGGCtccaaaggaagaaaaggtTTCTTCTGAGACACTCAAGCCAAGCCATGACATCGGAAGAAGGTCTCTCAGCAgagacagaaaagaaagaagtaaGCGCTCTAGGAGCAAAGATCGCAGCAGGAAATCAAGAAGTAGGGATCGTAGCAGAAGATCTAAAAGCAGAGATCACAGCAGAAGATCCAGAAGCAGAGATCGAAGCAGGAGATCTAGAAGCAGGGACCGTAGCAGAAGGTCTAGAAGTAGAAATCGAAGCCACAGATCCAGGAGCAAAGATGGAGGAGACAGGCACAGGCGAAGCGATCGTTTTGAGGATAAAAGAGGCAAAGATGAccgaagagaaaagaaacctCAAAAAGATTTCCCGGAGAACGCAGAAGTGGGAAAAGTCTACACAGGAAAAGTCATGAATCTTGCAGCGTTTGGATGCTTTGTGCAGCTGGAAGGAATCAggaaaaaatgtgaaggtCTTGTGCATATCTCCCAGTTACGGCGAGAGGGTCGTGTAAATAGTGTGGCGGAAGTTGTCAATCGAGGAGATAAAGTTTATGTCAAAGTTATGAGCATTGCTGGccaaaaaatttctctttcaatgAAAGATGTGGACCAAGATTCGGGTGAAGATTTGAACCCAGCCCCTTCGACATCAAGCCGTCCTGGGCTGACAAGCCACGAAAGTGAAACAGCTCTGAGAAATCCAGATCGGCCTTTATCTTTATTGGATTTGAAAACTAACGTGGAGGAGGATGAGTTGACGAATCGTAAGCGTGTGCAGCGGATCTCGTCGCCCGAGCGATGGGAACTGAAACAAATGATGGCGGCCAATTGTATTGACAAGATGGATTTGCCCGAATTCGACGAGGAGACGGGTCTACTACCCAAACTGGCCGAGGATGAGGAGGATATCGAAATCGAGTTAGTGGAAGAAGAAGCACCCTTCCTACGTGGTCACGGTCGAGTGCTTAACGAGCTTAGTCCAGTTCGGATTGTCAAGAATCCGGACGGCTCTTTGGCACAAGCCGCTATGATGCAAGGCGCCCTCAGCAAAGAGCGTCGCGAACAGAAGATGCTACTTAGGGAAGAGCAAGAGGCAGCAGACGCACCAGCTCAGGGCGCCAATAAGAGCTGGATCGATCCCATGCCCGATGCCGGATCTCAGCCTTCGACATCGTTGGGTCGCGGAACGGGTGCCCCCACGTATGATATGCCCGAGTGGAAGAAACATATCACAGGTGGTCCGAAAGGAGCATCGTTCGGCAAGAAAACAAGCCTTTCAATTGTGGAGCAACGCCAGTCGCTACCTATCTACAAACTGAGAGACGAGCTAATCAAAGCCGTCAGTGACAACCAAATTCTGATTGTTATCGGAGAGACGGGGTCTGGCAAAACTACCCAAATCACTCAGTATCTATCCGAATCTGGTTTCACTGCCCGTGGAAAGATCGGCTGTACGCAACCACGTCGTGTGGCCGCCATGTCTGTCGCCAAAAGAGTAGCTGAAGAGTTTGGTTGCCGCCTGGGGCAGGAAGTCGGATACACTATCCGTTTCGAAGATTGCACCAGCCCCGAGACATTAATTAAGTACATGACGGACGGTATGTTGCTGCGTGAATGCTTGATCGATCCCGATCTTCAGACCTATTCGTGCATTATGTTGGATGAAGCCCACGAGCGCACCATTCACACCGACGTCCTCTTTGGTCTACTGAAACAAGCCGTACAAA is a genomic window containing:
- the LOC130696444 gene encoding ATP-dependent RNA helicase DHX8-like — translated: MDELEKLEHLSLVSKVCTELENHLGLNDKDLAEFIIALAEKHKTFDEFKAVMIENGAEFSDSLIANLLRLIKHMKSANSKTTDVNLAEVKKTVFSAEVEKKRGLFPGLALADNPKARTMLEEDIKPTIKDVEEADDLMAELEAMAPKEEKVSSETLKPSHDIGRRSLSRDRKERSKRSRSKDRSRKSRSRDRSRRSKSRDHSRRSRSRDRSRRSRSRDRSRRSRSRNRSHRSRSKDGGDRHRRSDRFEDKRGKDDRREKKPQKDFPENAEVGKVYTGKVMNLAAFGCFVQLEGIRKKCEGLVHISQLRREGRVNSVAEVVNRGDKVYVKVMSIAGQKISLSMKDVDQDSGEDLNPAPSTSSRPGLTSHESETALRNPDRPLSLLDLKTNVEEDELTNRKRVQRISSPERWELKQMMAANCIDKMDLPEFDEETGLLPKLAEDEEDIEIELVEEEAPFLRGHGRVLNELSPVRIVKNPDGSLAQAAMMQGALSKERREQKMLLREEQEAADAPAQGANKSWIDPMPDAGSQPSTSLGRGTGAPTYDMPEWKKHITGGPKGASFGKKTSLSIVEQRQSLPIYKLRDELIKAVSDNQILIVIGETGSGKTTQITQYLSESGFTARGKIGCTQPRRVAAMSVAKRVAEEFGCRLGQEVGYTIRFEDCTSPETLIKYMTDGMLLRECLIDPDLQTYSCIMLDEAHERTIHTDVLFGLLKQAVQKRAELKLIVTSATLDAVKFSQYFFEAPIFTIPGRTFPVEILYTREPETDYLDASLITVMQIHLNEPPGDILLFLTGQEEIDTACEILYERMKSMGPDVPELIILPVYSALPSEMQTRIFEPAPPGSRKVVIATNIAETSLTIDGIYYVVDPGFVKQKVYNSKTGMDSLVVTPISQAQAKQRAGRAGRTGPGKTYRLYTERAYRDEMLATPVPEIQRTNLASTVLQLKAMGINDLLNFDFMDAPPVESLIMALEQLHSLSALDDEGLLTRLGRRMAEFPLEPSLSKMLIMSVHLMCSDEILTVVSMLSVQNVFYRPKDKQQLADQKKAKFNQAEGDHITLLAVYNSWKNNKFSSAWCYENFVQMRTLKRAQDVRKQLLGIMDRHKLDVVSAGKNTARVQKAICSGFFRNAAKKDPQEGYRTLVDGQVVYIHPSSAIFNRQPEWVVYHELVQTTKEYMREVTVIDAKWLVEFAPAFFKFSDPTKLSKVKRNQRLEPLYNKYEEPNSWRISRQRRLRRN